A genome region from Streptomyces antimycoticus includes the following:
- a CDS encoding SH3 domain-containing protein, which produces MAIEETAETVATTDAAHATEAADVETTAGAITYPTAPGYQVNVRSGPGTNHRVVKVLPYNTRVPIRCQRHGEKVSGPYGTTDIWDSIAPGQYVSDAYVRTGSDGFVTVPCG; this is translated from the coding sequence ATGGCCATTGAAGAGACCGCGGAAACCGTCGCCACCACCGACGCCGCACACGCCACCGAAGCCGCCGACGTCGAGACCACCGCCGGAGCGATCACCTATCCGACCGCGCCCGGCTACCAGGTGAACGTCCGCAGCGGGCCCGGCACCAACCACAGAGTCGTCAAGGTGCTGCCGTACAACACCCGGGTCCCCATCCGCTGCCAGCGGCACGGCGAGAAGGTGTCCGGACCGTATGGCACCACGGACATCTGGGACAGCATCGCCCCGGGCCAGTACGTGTCCGACGCGTATGTACGGACCGGCAGCGACGGCTTCGTCAC